From Microbacterium sp. YJN-G, a single genomic window includes:
- a CDS encoding alkaline phosphatase family protein, with protein sequence MPLMLPSGPESTRSIAGVAHQLLAALRDGTADLPPVRSAVLVVVDGLGAIPLRAHAGHARTLSSLMAKKDIAGSVFPTTTASALTSLLTGVAPGAHGMVGYRVLHRATDALVNQLTDWEQAGVDPLTWQAAPTVFEQASASGHPVFAVGMPKFASTGFTRAILRGAQYRPARSAAERVELAWELADAHDGALVYCYLPEADKAGHKHGIDSAEWVTALEDIDSALSRRVPDGVGVLVTADHGMIDVPRHRQLVLDAAGGWHDGIRHIGGEPRMLHVYTEPDADQPRILERWRRDLDGLADVVSRVEAVDAGLFGPLVTDAARERIGDILVVARSNRALYDGDAEDQRGRDMVGQHGGLTLEEWRVPFIRMGAFAR encoded by the coding sequence ATGCCTCTCATGCTACCGTCCGGCCCCGAATCGACGCGGAGCATCGCCGGGGTGGCGCACCAGCTGCTCGCAGCGCTGCGCGACGGCACCGCCGACCTGCCGCCCGTGCGATCCGCGGTGCTCGTGGTCGTCGACGGGCTCGGCGCGATCCCGCTGCGCGCGCACGCGGGTCACGCCCGCACGCTGAGCTCGCTGATGGCGAAGAAGGACATCGCCGGCTCCGTGTTCCCCACGACCACGGCATCCGCGCTGACGAGCCTGCTCACCGGCGTCGCCCCTGGCGCCCACGGCATGGTCGGGTACCGCGTGCTCCACCGCGCCACGGACGCGCTGGTCAATCAGCTCACCGACTGGGAGCAGGCGGGGGTCGACCCGCTCACCTGGCAGGCCGCGCCCACCGTGTTCGAGCAGGCGTCGGCATCGGGGCATCCGGTCTTCGCCGTCGGCATGCCGAAGTTCGCGAGCACCGGGTTCACCCGTGCGATCCTGCGCGGCGCCCAGTACCGGCCGGCCCGCTCCGCGGCCGAGCGGGTGGAGCTCGCCTGGGAGCTCGCCGACGCCCACGACGGGGCGCTCGTCTACTGCTACCTGCCCGAGGCCGACAAGGCCGGGCACAAGCACGGCATCGACTCGGCCGAGTGGGTGACCGCGCTCGAGGACATCGACTCGGCGCTCTCGCGCCGGGTGCCGGACGGCGTCGGGGTGCTCGTCACCGCCGACCACGGCATGATCGACGTGCCCCGCCACCGGCAGCTGGTGCTGGATGCCGCGGGCGGCTGGCACGACGGCATCCGGCACATCGGCGGCGAGCCGCGGATGCTGCACGTCTACACCGAACCCGATGCCGATCAGCCGCGCATCCTCGAGCGGTGGCGTCGCGACCTCGACGGTCTCGCCGACGTCGTCTCACGCGTCGAGGCGGTCGATGCGGGCCTGTTCGGCCCGCTGGTGACGGATGCCGCCCGCGAGCGGATCGGCGACATTCTCGTCGTCGCACGCTCGAACAGGGCGCTCTACGACGGCGATGCCGAGGACCAGCGGGGCCGCGACATGGTCGGGCAGCACGGCGGGCTGACCCTGGAGGAGTGGCGGGTGCCCTTCATCCGGATGGGCGCGTTCGCACGCTGA
- a CDS encoding DNA topoisomerase (ATP-hydrolyzing) subunit A, translating into MPKPSSSEPVQERIQDIDLSQEMQGSFLEYAYSVIYSRALPDARDGLKPVQRRILYQMAEMGLRPDRGHVKSARVVGEVMGKLHPHGDSAIYDALVRLAQDFALRVPLVDGHGNFGSLDDGPAASRYTEARLAASALAMTESLDEDVVDFVPNYDGQFQQPAVLSAAFPNLLVNGASGIAVGMATNMAPHNLIEVVAAANHLLENPDATTAELMEFVPGPDFPSGGILMGLDGVKDAYENGRGAFRLRAKTSIEPLGPRKTGIVVTELPYQVGPERVIEKLKDAVGAKKLQGISDVQDLTDRKNGLRLVITVKTGFDPAAVLEQLFRFTPLEDSFSINNVALVDGQPRTLGLKELLRVYLQHRVEVVTRRSRYRLARRNERLHLVRGLLLAILDIDEVIQVIRSSDDSETARARLQQVFELDEVQAEYILELRLRRLTKFSRLELEAERDKLLAEIAELERLLGDEALVRAQVAQELDAVAEQFGTHRRTLLLNAAPPKARSSKSAADLQIADAPTTLLLSTTGRAVRVDLEPGAVLATPARRSKHDAIVARLETTTRSEIGAVTSTGRVLRFTPVDIPAVPGSSVGLGAGVRIADYLGLTDRNERVLALIRFDDDTPLALGTKDGVVKRIVPSALAVRPELEIIGLKPKDAVIGAAPAPDDTELVFVTSDAQLLHFAASNVRPQGAPAGGMAGVKLGASAEVISFTVVTSADEAVVVTVSGSDGMIAGADAGRAKVSSFAEFPGKGRATGGVRAHAFLKGEDRLRLAWVGVEPRAVGSDGAARQLPEPGAKRDGSGQPLDAVIAFVGTAIG; encoded by the coding sequence ATGCCAAAGCCCTCGTCATCCGAGCCCGTACAGGAGCGCATCCAGGACATCGATCTGTCCCAGGAGATGCAGGGTTCGTTCCTCGAGTACGCATACTCGGTGATCTACTCGCGCGCGCTGCCGGATGCCCGCGACGGGCTGAAGCCGGTGCAGCGCCGCATCCTGTACCAGATGGCCGAAATGGGCCTGCGACCCGACCGCGGACACGTGAAGAGCGCCCGCGTCGTCGGCGAGGTGATGGGAAAGCTGCACCCGCACGGCGATTCGGCCATCTACGACGCGCTGGTGCGCCTTGCCCAGGACTTCGCACTGCGCGTGCCGCTGGTCGACGGGCACGGCAACTTCGGCTCCCTCGACGACGGCCCCGCCGCGTCGCGGTACACCGAGGCTCGCCTGGCGGCATCCGCTCTCGCGATGACCGAGAGCCTCGACGAGGACGTCGTCGATTTCGTGCCGAACTACGACGGACAGTTCCAGCAGCCCGCGGTGCTCTCCGCGGCCTTCCCGAACCTGCTGGTCAACGGCGCGAGCGGCATCGCCGTCGGCATGGCCACCAACATGGCCCCGCACAACCTCATCGAGGTCGTCGCGGCCGCGAACCACCTGCTCGAGAACCCGGATGCGACCACGGCCGAGCTCATGGAGTTCGTGCCCGGCCCCGACTTCCCCTCCGGCGGCATCCTGATGGGCCTGGACGGCGTCAAGGACGCCTACGAGAACGGGCGCGGCGCCTTCAGGCTGCGTGCCAAGACGTCGATCGAGCCTCTCGGACCGCGCAAGACCGGCATCGTCGTCACCGAGCTGCCGTACCAGGTCGGCCCCGAGCGGGTGATCGAGAAGCTCAAGGATGCCGTGGGCGCCAAGAAGCTGCAGGGCATCAGCGACGTGCAGGATCTCACCGACCGCAAGAACGGCCTGCGGCTGGTCATCACGGTCAAGACCGGGTTCGACCCGGCGGCGGTCCTCGAGCAGCTGTTCCGCTTCACCCCCCTCGAGGACTCGTTCTCGATCAACAACGTCGCCCTCGTCGACGGCCAGCCCCGCACGCTGGGGCTGAAGGAGCTGCTGCGGGTGTACCTGCAGCACCGCGTCGAGGTCGTCACCCGCCGCAGCCGATACCGCCTGGCGCGCCGCAACGAGCGACTGCACCTGGTGCGCGGCCTGCTGCTGGCGATCCTCGACATCGATGAGGTCATCCAGGTCATCCGCTCCTCCGATGACTCCGAGACCGCCCGGGCGCGCCTGCAGCAGGTGTTCGAGCTCGACGAGGTGCAGGCCGAGTACATCCTCGAGCTGCGCCTGCGGCGCCTGACGAAGTTCTCGCGTCTCGAGCTCGAAGCCGAGCGCGACAAGCTGCTCGCCGAGATCGCCGAGCTCGAGCGGCTGCTGGGCGACGAGGCGCTCGTGCGCGCCCAGGTGGCGCAGGAGCTGGATGCCGTCGCCGAGCAGTTCGGCACGCACCGTCGCACGCTGCTGCTGAACGCCGCTCCCCCGAAGGCCCGCAGCTCGAAGTCGGCGGCCGATCTGCAGATCGCGGATGCACCGACCACACTGCTGCTGTCGACGACCGGCCGCGCGGTTCGCGTCGACCTCGAGCCGGGTGCGGTGCTGGCCACGCCGGCGAGACGCAGCAAGCACGACGCGATCGTGGCGCGGCTCGAGACCACGACGCGCAGCGAGATCGGCGCCGTGACCTCGACCGGGCGCGTGCTGCGCTTCACCCCCGTCGACATCCCCGCGGTGCCGGGCTCGTCCGTGGGGCTGGGCGCGGGCGTGCGGATCGCCGACTACCTGGGCCTGACCGACCGCAACGAGCGCGTCCTGGCTCTGATCCGCTTCGACGACGACACCCCGCTGGCGCTGGGCACCAAGGACGGCGTCGTCAAGCGCATCGTGCCCTCGGCCCTCGCGGTGCGCCCCGAGCTGGAGATCATCGGACTCAAGCCGAAGGATGCCGTGATCGGCGCCGCACCGGCCCCCGATGACACCGAGCTGGTCTTCGTCACCTCGGACGCGCAGCTGCTGCACTTCGCCGCGTCGAACGTGCGCCCTCAGGGCGCGCCGGCAGGTGGCATGGCCGGGGTGAAGCTCGGAGCGTCGGCGGAGGTGATCTCGTTCACGGTCGTGACCTCGGCCGACGAGGCGGTGGTGGTCACCGTCTCGGGTTCCGACGGCATGATCGCCGGAGCGGATGCGGGACGCGCGAAGGTGTCGTCGTTCGCCGAGTTCCCCGGCAAGGGCCGTGCCACAGGGGGCGTGCGCGCGCACGCCTTCCTGAAGGGCGAGGACCGACTGCGCCTGGCGTGGGTCGGCGTCGAACCACGGGCGGTCGGGTCGGACGGCGCCGCGCGCCAGCTGCCGGAGCCGGGCGCGAAGCGCGACGGCTCCGGTCAGCCGCTGGACGCCGTCATCGCCTTCGTCGGCACCGCGATCGGCTGA
- a CDS encoding DNA gyrase/topoisomerase IV subunit B yields MTAEYSAHHLQVLEGLEAVRKRPGMYIGSNGSPGLMHCLWEIIDNSVDEAVAGNGAKIDIVLHADGSVQVSDRGRGVPVDVEPRTGLTGVEVVYTKLHAGGKFGGGSYAASGGLHGVGASVVNALSERLDVEVDRGGKTYAMSFHRGEPGVFDDDGEPRPDAPFTPFEQRSELRVIGKVAKGVTGTRVRYWADRQIFTKDAAFQLAELENRARQTAFLVPGLEIVVRDERASAAASSPEEGDGGPVTTSYLYEGGISEFADYLSADAPITDTWRIQGTGTFTETVPVLQSDGHMKPTEVLRECEVDIALRWGTGYETTIRSFVNIIATPKGGTHQQGFEQELLKTLRGQVEQNARRLKVGNDKLEKDDVLAGLTAVLTVTVPEPQFEGQTKEVLGTPAVRSIVAQVMRRELGARFTSTKRDDKNQASMLLDKIVSEMKARVSARAHKETQRRKTALESSSLPAKLVDCRSNDVEHSELFIVEGDSALGTARHARNSEFQALLPIRGKILNVQKASVSDMLGNAECAAIITTIGAGSGRSFDLSAARYGKIILMSDADVDGAHIRTLLLTLFFRYMRPLVEAGRVFSAVPPLHRVIVMNPGSKPNETIYTYSEAELHALLAKLQKAGKRWQDPIQRYKGLGEMDADQLANTTMEKSGRLLRRVTIEDAESADAAVRTFELLMGSEVAPRREFIMTSSDRLSREAIDA; encoded by the coding sequence GTGACCGCCGAGTATTCCGCCCATCATCTCCAGGTGCTCGAGGGCCTCGAAGCCGTTCGCAAGCGCCCCGGCATGTACATCGGATCCAACGGATCGCCGGGCCTCATGCACTGCCTGTGGGAGATCATCGACAACTCCGTCGATGAGGCGGTCGCCGGCAACGGCGCCAAGATCGACATCGTGCTGCACGCAGACGGCAGCGTCCAGGTCTCCGACCGCGGTCGAGGCGTCCCCGTCGACGTCGAACCGCGCACCGGCCTGACCGGCGTCGAGGTCGTGTACACCAAGCTGCACGCAGGCGGAAAGTTCGGTGGTGGATCGTACGCGGCATCCGGCGGTCTGCACGGCGTGGGCGCCTCGGTCGTCAACGCCCTCTCCGAGCGTCTGGACGTCGAGGTCGACCGCGGCGGCAAGACGTACGCGATGTCGTTCCACCGCGGCGAGCCGGGTGTGTTCGACGACGACGGTGAGCCGCGGCCTGACGCGCCCTTCACACCGTTCGAGCAGCGCAGCGAGCTGCGAGTGATCGGCAAGGTGGCCAAGGGTGTCACGGGCACGCGGGTGCGCTACTGGGCCGACCGCCAGATCTTCACCAAGGACGCGGCCTTCCAGCTCGCCGAGCTCGAGAACCGCGCGCGTCAGACCGCGTTTCTCGTGCCCGGGCTCGAGATCGTCGTCCGCGACGAGCGCGCTTCCGCCGCCGCATCCTCGCCCGAGGAGGGCGACGGCGGGCCGGTCACCACCTCGTACCTGTACGAGGGCGGCATCTCGGAGTTCGCGGACTACCTGTCCGCCGACGCCCCGATCACCGACACCTGGCGCATCCAGGGCACCGGCACATTCACCGAGACCGTGCCCGTGCTGCAGTCCGACGGCCACATGAAGCCGACCGAGGTGCTGCGCGAGTGCGAGGTCGACATCGCGCTGCGCTGGGGGACCGGCTACGAGACGACGATCCGCTCGTTCGTGAACATCATCGCCACGCCGAAAGGCGGCACGCACCAGCAGGGCTTCGAGCAGGAGCTGCTGAAGACGCTGCGCGGTCAGGTGGAGCAGAACGCGCGCCGGCTGAAGGTCGGCAACGACAAGCTCGAGAAGGACGACGTGCTCGCCGGGCTCACCGCCGTGCTCACGGTCACCGTGCCCGAGCCGCAGTTCGAGGGCCAGACGAAGGAGGTGCTCGGCACACCCGCCGTGCGCTCGATCGTCGCCCAGGTCATGCGCCGTGAGCTCGGGGCCCGATTCACCTCGACCAAGCGCGACGACAAGAACCAGGCGTCGATGCTGCTCGACAAGATCGTCTCGGAGATGAAGGCCCGCGTCTCAGCACGGGCGCACAAGGAGACCCAGCGACGCAAGACGGCGCTGGAGTCGTCGTCGCTGCCCGCCAAGCTCGTCGACTGCCGCTCGAACGACGTCGAGCACAGCGAGCTGTTCATCGTCGAGGGCGACTCGGCTCTGGGGACGGCCAGGCACGCGCGCAACAGCGAGTTCCAGGCGCTGCTGCCCATCCGGGGAAAGATCCTCAACGTGCAGAAGGCCTCGGTCAGCGACATGCTCGGCAACGCCGAGTGCGCCGCGATCATCACGACGATCGGCGCGGGTTCCGGCCGCTCGTTCGATCTCAGTGCGGCGCGCTACGGCAAGATCATCCTGATGAGCGACGCCGACGTCGACGGTGCGCACATCCGCACGCTGCTGCTCACGCTGTTCTTCCGCTACATGCGTCCGCTGGTCGAGGCCGGCCGGGTGTTCTCGGCCGTGCCGCCGCTGCACCGGGTGATCGTCATGAACCCGGGCTCGAAGCCGAACGAGACGATCTACACGTACTCCGAGGCCGAGCTGCACGCGCTGCTGGCCAAGCTGCAGAAGGCAGGCAAGCGCTGGCAGGACCCGATCCAGCGGTACAAGGGCCTCGGTGAGATGGATGCCGATCAGCTGGCCAACACGACGATGGAGAAGTCGGGCAGGCTGCTGCGCCGGGTCACCATCGAGGACGCCGAGTCGGCGGATGCCGCGGTGCGCACCTTCGAGCTGCTGATGGGCAGCGAGGTGGCGCCGCGCCGCGAGTTCATCATGACCTCCAGCGACCGTCTCAGCCGCGAGGCCATCGACGCCTGA
- a CDS encoding alanine racemase: MSSPVLEISRSAFRADIAAVQARLGESELMLVMKDDAYGHGIDWAVGEAASAGVEWFGGHDIPTALRIREHTARRVYAWATSSAAEAEQAIRAGIDLGVGTAAYLCTVLDAAESVGTAVRLHLKIDTGLHRNGFRPEEWPEAVAVARNAEARGIARIVGVWSHLSEASDDEDDASQEVFRTATQQLTDAGGTPEVLHLTASAASWWRPELRGSLSRIGAFCYGIRSADGPELEGVTLISRLVATVDAVEDGRVRIGVGGFHGLPSILTGAEVATPGGLRPIIAIDGDSTTVEAWPGARVGDRVVVFGPGADGESDATALAERIDTVGEEIITRLTAGVRRVLVD, from the coding sequence ATGAGCAGCCCAGTGCTGGAGATCTCGCGGAGCGCATTCCGCGCCGACATTGCCGCCGTGCAGGCGCGCCTGGGCGAGTCGGAGCTGATGCTCGTCATGAAGGACGACGCGTACGGGCACGGCATCGACTGGGCCGTGGGCGAGGCCGCGAGCGCCGGCGTGGAGTGGTTCGGCGGGCACGACATCCCGACAGCACTGCGCATTCGCGAGCACACGGCACGGCGGGTGTACGCCTGGGCCACCTCATCCGCGGCGGAGGCCGAGCAGGCGATCCGCGCCGGGATCGACCTCGGCGTCGGCACGGCCGCATACCTGTGCACCGTGCTCGACGCGGCCGAGAGCGTCGGCACAGCGGTGCGGCTGCACCTGAAGATCGACACGGGCCTGCACCGCAACGGCTTCCGTCCCGAGGAGTGGCCGGAGGCGGTCGCCGTCGCCCGGAATGCCGAAGCGCGGGGCATCGCGCGGATCGTGGGCGTGTGGAGTCATCTCTCCGAGGCCAGCGACGACGAGGACGACGCCTCGCAGGAGGTCTTCCGCACCGCGACCCAGCAGCTGACGGATGCCGGCGGCACCCCCGAGGTGCTGCACCTCACGGCGTCCGCGGCCTCGTGGTGGCGGCCCGAGCTGCGCGGCTCGCTCAGCCGCATCGGCGCGTTCTGCTACGGCATCCGCTCGGCCGACGGGCCGGAGCTCGAGGGGGTGACGCTGATCTCGCGACTGGTGGCGACGGTGGATGCCGTGGAGGACGGCCGGGTGCGGATCGGCGTCGGCGGGTTCCACGGACTGCCGTCGATCCTGACGGGCGCCGAGGTCGCGACCCCGGGAGGTCTGCGCCCGATCATCGCGATCGACGGCGACAGCACCACGGTGGAGGCATGGCCGGGTGCTCGTGTCGGCGATCGTGTCGTCGTGTTCGGTCCCGGCGCGGACGGGGAGTCGGATGCCACCGCTCTTGCGGAGCGGATCGACACGGTCGGCGAGGAGATCATCACGCGGCTGACTGCCGGGGTGAGGCGCGTACTCGTCGACTGA
- a CDS encoding alanine racemase C-terminal domain-containing protein, translating into MPGSAAPRAILSRSALERNAAALLSVGGLADLRHDAYGHGADEVAPIVARAGATGILVDGPEMADRLTPVGIPVVIDGAADAGPHRLFGIPDASMIPPAEPVMRLEGHVLSTKPLLAGEAVSYGYTHRAERDTTVALVTGGYAQGILRALGNRVRVQVGERTHPIVGRIAMDVCVVDLEGADADAGSAVVYFGGTGAMRDALGRWSQATGLTALEMAVVTGRHVEREWIA; encoded by the coding sequence ATGCCAGGCAGCGCCGCGCCACGCGCGATCCTCTCCCGGAGTGCGCTCGAGCGCAATGCCGCCGCGCTGCTCTCCGTCGGCGGGCTCGCGGATCTGCGGCATGACGCCTACGGGCACGGAGCCGATGAGGTCGCACCGATCGTCGCGCGGGCCGGTGCCACCGGGATCCTCGTGGACGGGCCGGAGATGGCGGACCGCCTGACGCCCGTCGGCATCCCGGTGGTGATCGACGGCGCCGCCGATGCCGGACCGCACCGGCTGTTCGGCATCCCGGATGCGTCGATGATTCCACCCGCCGAGCCGGTGATGCGGCTGGAGGGCCACGTCCTCTCCACCAAGCCGCTGCTGGCCGGCGAGGCGGTCTCGTACGGGTACACGCATCGTGCCGAGCGCGACACGACGGTCGCGCTCGTCACCGGCGGCTACGCCCAGGGGATCCTGAGGGCGCTCGGCAACCGGGTGCGCGTGCAGGTCGGCGAGCGCACGCACCCCATCGTCGGGCGCATCGCCATGGACGTGTGCGTGGTCGATCTGGAAGGGGCGGATGCCGATGCCGGCAGCGCCGTCGTCTACTTCGGGGGTACCGGCGCGATGCGCGACGCCCTCGGCCGCTGGTCGCAGGCCACCGGCCTGACCGCCCTGGAGATGGCCGTCGTCACCGGCCGGCATGTCGAGCGGGAGTGGATCGCATGA
- a CDS encoding MurT ligase domain-containing protein, translated as MMSAAPQARSAGLRYVFPVLAGKVARFATRLRGGGSAFPGYLTNRLAPSLLPTLADQFRYGVVFVLGSNGKTTTTHMVSEILRAHGLKVFTNPTGANLPQGVTSALLADATLTGRIRADVAVLEVDEGYAADLADQLSPAVILSLNVQVDQLYRFYETERVADMMLEASKRAHSHVVVNRDDPYLSKIDVSAMRAPVSFFGVAPEIVAASAHGLSNAADTRSGNAGIQTRDAYSEVRGVDGRDVTVRVGGQDAAVRLPARGLHYAADAAAALAVASRVLGEGFSVDRAADGFARMAPAYGRGEVIPLRRDPAGEQVEFVMFKNAPSLQMNLDALDGTPEHALIAIDEGTPDVSWLYDVDFDALESVDVVTGEKAYQLALALEHAGVRIGTVEPDMEKAVAMMRELPPTAAGRQTWFVNYELMMIGRRILGHGDQEVARR; from the coding sequence ATGATGTCGGCGGCGCCCCAGGCCAGGTCAGCCGGTCTGCGGTACGTCTTCCCCGTGTTGGCGGGCAAGGTCGCGCGTTTCGCGACCCGCCTGCGCGGGGGAGGCTCGGCGTTCCCTGGTTACCTCACCAACCGTCTGGCACCCTCGCTGCTGCCGACCCTCGCCGACCAGTTCCGGTACGGCGTGGTGTTCGTGCTGGGCTCGAACGGCAAGACGACGACGACCCATATGGTCAGCGAGATCCTGCGGGCGCACGGGCTGAAGGTGTTCACGAACCCGACGGGCGCGAACCTGCCGCAGGGCGTCACCAGCGCACTGCTCGCGGACGCCACCCTCACCGGCCGCATCCGCGCCGATGTGGCGGTGCTGGAGGTCGATGAGGGCTACGCGGCCGACCTGGCCGACCAGCTCTCGCCTGCGGTCATCCTGTCGCTGAACGTTCAGGTCGACCAGCTGTACCGGTTCTACGAGACCGAGCGCGTCGCCGACATGATGCTCGAGGCATCGAAGCGCGCGCATTCGCACGTCGTGGTCAACCGCGATGACCCGTATCTGAGCAAGATCGACGTGTCCGCCATGCGGGCGCCGGTGTCGTTCTTCGGCGTCGCGCCCGAGATCGTCGCGGCCTCCGCGCACGGGCTCTCGAACGCGGCCGACACGCGCAGCGGCAACGCCGGCATCCAGACGCGCGATGCGTACTCCGAGGTGCGCGGCGTCGACGGCCGCGACGTCACGGTGCGGGTCGGGGGGCAGGATGCTGCGGTGCGGCTTCCCGCGCGCGGCCTGCACTACGCGGCCGACGCCGCGGCGGCGCTGGCGGTGGCATCCCGCGTGCTCGGCGAGGGGTTCTCCGTCGACCGCGCCGCGGACGGCTTCGCCCGCATGGCGCCCGCCTACGGGCGCGGCGAGGTCATCCCGCTGCGACGCGACCCCGCCGGCGAGCAGGTCGAGTTCGTCATGTTCAAGAACGCCCCCAGCCTGCAGATGAACCTGGATGCGCTGGACGGCACGCCCGAGCACGCGCTGATCGCCATCGACGAGGGCACGCCCGACGTGTCGTGGCTGTACGACGTGGACTTCGACGCGCTGGAGTCGGTGGATGTCGTCACCGGCGAGAAGGCGTACCAGCTCGCGCTGGCGCTCGAGCACGCCGGGGTGCGCATCGGAACCGTCGAACCCGACATGGAGAAGGCGGTCGCGATGATGCGCGAGCTGCCGCCGACGGCTGCCGGACGGCAGACCTGGTTCGTGAACTACGAGCTCATGATGATCGGCCGCAGGATCCTCGGCCACGGCGACCAGGAGGTGGCCCGCCGATGA
- a CDS encoding RNA polymerase sigma factor yields MTPATTKKTRTTTKKTAAADVETPEVDAAAEAVEAAEKKPAKKTAAKKPAGKRAAKKDEHVDTDDEAAETADAEEEEGDKKPVFTEPLPTGAIVISSSDEDDVPVYSTQITGATADPVKDYLKQIGKVALLNAAEEVELAMRIEAGLFAEEKLSTMSAAEKSNQLGLDLQWVARDGQRAKSHLLGANLRLVVSLAKRYTGRGMQFLDLIQEGNLGLIRAVEKFDYTKGFKFSTYATWWIRQAITRAMADQARTIRIPVHMVEVINKLARVQRQMLQDLGREPTPEELSRELDMTPEKVIEVQKYGREPISLHTPLGEDGDSEFGDLIEDTEAVVPADAVGFTMLQRQLEQLLDSLSEREAGVIRMRFGLGDGQPKTLDQIGDTFGVTRERIRQIESKTMAKLRHPSRSQSLRDYLE; encoded by the coding sequence GTGACTCCTGCCACGACCAAGAAGACCCGGACGACCACGAAGAAGACCGCCGCCGCAGACGTGGAGACCCCTGAGGTCGACGCCGCGGCGGAGGCGGTGGAGGCCGCCGAGAAGAAGCCGGCGAAGAAGACGGCCGCGAAGAAGCCTGCCGGCAAGCGCGCCGCGAAGAAGGACGAGCACGTCGACACCGACGACGAGGCCGCCGAGACCGCCGACGCGGAAGAGGAGGAGGGCGACAAGAAGCCCGTCTTCACCGAGCCGCTGCCGACGGGTGCGATCGTCATCTCCTCGAGCGACGAGGATGACGTCCCTGTCTACTCCACGCAGATCACCGGCGCGACCGCCGACCCGGTCAAGGACTACCTGAAGCAGATCGGAAAGGTCGCGCTGCTGAACGCGGCCGAAGAGGTCGAGCTCGCGATGCGCATCGAGGCCGGTCTGTTCGCCGAGGAGAAGCTGTCGACGATGTCGGCGGCCGAGAAGTCCAACCAGCTCGGACTCGACCTGCAGTGGGTGGCCCGTGACGGCCAGCGCGCGAAGAGCCACCTGCTCGGCGCGAACCTGCGACTCGTCGTCTCGCTCGCCAAGCGCTACACCGGCCGCGGCATGCAGTTCCTGGATCTCATCCAGGAGGGCAACCTGGGTCTGATCCGTGCCGTCGAGAAGTTCGACTACACCAAGGGCTTCAAGTTCTCGACCTACGCCACCTGGTGGATCCGTCAGGCCATCACCCGCGCCATGGCAGACCAGGCCCGCACCATCCGCATCCCGGTGCACATGGTCGAGGTCATCAACAAGCTCGCCCGCGTGCAACGCCAGATGCTGCAGGACCTGGGCCGCGAACCCACGCCCGAGGAGCTGTCCCGCGAACTCGACATGACCCCCGAGAAGGTCATCGAGGTGCAGAAGTACGGCCGCGAGCCGATCTCGCTGCACACCCCGCTCGGCGAGGACGGCGACAGCGAGTTCGGTGACCTGATCGAGGACACCGAGGCCGTGGTCCCCGCGGACGCGGTGGGCTTCACCATGCTTCAGCGCCAGCTCGAGCAGCTGCTCGACTCGCTGTCCGAGCGCGAGGCCGGTGTCATCCGGATGCGCTTCGGCCTCGGCGACGGCCAGCCCAAGACGCTCGACCAGATCGGAGACACCTTCGGCGTGACGCGTGAGCGCATCCGCCAGATCGAGTCGAAGACGATGGCGAAGCTGCGTCACCCGAGCCGGTCGCAGTCGCTGCGGGACTACCTCGAATGA